A single Thermoplasmata archaeon DNA region contains:
- a CDS encoding NosD domain-containing protein produces the protein MRLEGKTTKCLGLGNGKDNTRGFTNGLTNGFTNGNGYRNSRKLKESRSHGKILAVFVLAMLVLSVVAFLTWQSNGASAIIIDGNFEDWQRISKTTKPNAGDVPDNIDIAEYATAETGKNVAFYFKVYGNLLAGDGKYFVEASSGTPVYVSNHIETAIPNANGRDLAYVFIDIDANPSTGFKPSDNFAVGADRALEILGKNGKIEASRVLSFAGVVQHEWAWNIGETVASATNGKELETMAGKNQLGIKEKYAVYFYMIDWQNIECKLENALLHENAKVSQFNLYLSAHTKVRVERICSEIKATPHAPIHINGNGQFDAAHGVIGGDGSQANPYIIENYEINANGGSYGIWIENTTAYFIVRNCTVYNATAYLSEPEGAGIALNNVTNGKLEYNICNESRKGIRISGGSNHNIITNNNVHSNTYTTGISLVNSTNNTVINNSVWDNAQEGIYLYNSSYNTIRNNNVSENGNGIYLDRYSKNNTIINNIVTSNSLSGIVLSAFSANNTITSNNVSGNNEYGIYLNGANYNIFSYNLFYNNAKYGINITSSCTGNIIHHNNFIRNNGASRGVSGKSQAYDSVGGNSWYESVSRAGNYWSNWDGTGWGTSSAYPIDGGGGESDNYPLSKRVLAPLHINGNSEFSFMKTLYGWPGDGSRNNPYLIGNYNIDGNDGSYGIWIESTTCYFSIRNCSISNATDSANAPYGAGLALRNVNNGTVENNTYCTSRMGIFIYSNSKYNQIINNNLSSNTYYGLLLQDSTYNNVTGCTATNNDLYGIYLASSARYNNITNNNASNNYGTGIYLESANYNTLSGNKAYENMDYGFGLNGATNNLIIGNDASRNDHYGLYLDASSNRNNITNNKISDNWYGVYIYSSDQNTITRNDVINNTNGVYFSFCNNTNITNNNITNNADKGIHMYYSTNNSVTNNNISANTHGVYLHNSNYNIIANNNATGNTYGIYFASSSNNTIANNNASANSQYGVYLYYSSNNNSASGNNVSNCYSGIYLSTSSYYNMIKNNTATNNTYSGIYLSYSNNNTMEGNIISYNSVVGMMLYASSNSTIRNNTISNNNNYGIYLSQANNNIITGNQITSNTNYGIYITSVSTGNYIHHNYFIRNNGAVKNVNGNCQAYDDVGGNYWYDTTVNEGNYWSNWDGQDYGTPSAYPINGGAGASDWYPLPVSNVHLPIHITSNAEFTPANGVIAGSGTATDPYIIGGWEIDANGGSYCIWIENTDAYFVIQDCKVYGATNSGSAPYGSGIALLNVINGVLDNNTCNNSYYGIYLDGCSHTLLVNNNVSSNAENGIQLYSSSYNYIESNYVYGNLWGISLSISDNNSIANNTISEQIGNGIFLDFANYNNINHNNVSNNTWAGIRTENSDNNTLTNNTLYGNFNGITLSHSSNNIITNNNAYGNSNVGIFLDYSNNNIIINNNASSNSECGIYLSYSSNNNITNNNASGNNYGIYMEYSSNNNITNNNASGNNYGIYMEYSSNNNIITYNWICNNTNHGIYIIEGSTGNTIHHNYFIGNNGAGKGVSGSCQAYDSVGGNYWYDNTAQEGNYWSNWDGQGWGSPNAYPIDGSAGASDWYPVVEFSQLTVFTLAPLCILLFRTLHRRKHK, from the coding sequence ATGAGATTGGAGGGTAAAACTACAAAGTGTTTAGGGCTCGGAAATGGCAAAGACAACACCCGTGGTTTTACAAATGGGCTGACGAATGGATTCACCAACGGAAATGGCTACAGGAATAGTAGAAAATTGAAAGAAAGCAGAAGCCATGGCAAAATTCTGGCTGTTTTTGTGCTTGCAATGCTTGTGCTAAGCGTTGTTGCGTTTCTGACATGGCAGAGCAACGGTGCTAGTGCAATAATAATAGATGGCAATTTTGAGGACTGGCAAAGGATATCAAAGACTACAAAACCAAATGCTGGTGATGTCCCAGATAACATAGACATCGCAGAATATGCAACTGCAGAAACTGGTAAAAATGTAGCATTTTACTTCAAGGTTTATGGTAATTTGCTCGCTGGTGACGGTAAATACTTCGTCGAGGCCTCATCAGGGACTCCAGTGTATGTATCAAATCATATAGAGACTGCAATACCTAATGCAAACGGGAGGGATTTGGCTTATGTGTTTATTGACATTGACGCAAACCCGTCCACTGGGTTCAAACCTTCCGACAATTTTGCAGTCGGCGCTGACAGGGCACTAGAAATTTTGGGCAAAAACGGAAAGATTGAGGCAAGCAGGGTGCTGAGTTTTGCTGGAGTAGTGCAGCATGAATGGGCTTGGAATATCGGTGAAACTGTAGCATCAGCAACAAATGGTAAAGAGTTAGAAACAATGGCAGGTAAAAACCAGCTCGGCATTAAAGAGAAGTATGCAGTTTACTTCTACATGATTGACTGGCAGAATATAGAGTGCAAGCTGGAGAATGCATTACTGCATGAAAATGCAAAAGTTTCTCAGTTCAATCTGTATTTAAGTGCCCATACAAAGGTGAGAGTTGAAAGGATTTGTTCGGAAATCAAAGCCACACCGCACGCACCAATACATATCAATGGGAATGGTCAGTTTGATGCTGCACATGGGGTGATAGGTGGGGATGGCTCACAGGCGAATCCCTACATAATCGAGAACTATGAAATAAATGCAAATGGAGGATCATACGGGATCTGGATTGAAAATACAACGGCATATTTTATCGTTCGAAATTGTACAGTTTACAATGCAACAGCGTATCTCAGTGAACCTGAAGGTGCAGGAATCGCACTGAACAATGTGACAAATGGAAAATTAGAATATAATATATGCAATGAATCGCGGAAAGGCATTCGTATCTCAGGAGGTAGCAACCATAACATCATAACAAATAACAATGTGCACAGCAATACATACACTACTGGTATCTCGCTGGTAAATTCCACCAACAATACGGTCATAAATAATAGCGTATGGGATAACGCACAGGAGGGTATCTACCTATATAACTCAAGCTACAACACGATAAGAAACAACAATGTATCAGAAAACGGTAATGGTATCTACTTGGATAGGTATTCAAAGAACAATACCATTATAAACAACATAGTGACTAGCAACTCTCTTTCGGGCATCGTATTGTCAGCGTTTTCAGCAAACAACACCATAACTAGCAACAATGTATCTGGTAACAATGAATACGGGATTTACCTAAATGGTGCAAACTATAACATATTCTCTTACAACTTGTTTTACAATAACGCAAAGTATGGAATTAATATTACTAGCAGTTGCACTGGCAATATAATTCATCACAATAATTTCATCAGAAACAATGGTGCTAGCAGAGGTGTTTCTGGTAAATCTCAGGCCTACGATAGTGTAGGCGGAAACTCCTGGTATGAGAGCGTATCACGGGCAGGAAACTACTGGAGCAACTGGGATGGTACTGGATGGGGCACTTCAAGTGCGTATCCAATTGATGGCGGTGGGGGTGAAAGCGATAATTATCCGCTCTCAAAGCGTGTGCTTGCACCTCTCCACATAAATGGAAATTCAGAGTTTTCCTTCATGAAAACGCTGTATGGCTGGCCTGGTGATGGAAGTCGTAATAATCCATACCTTATTGGCAACTATAATATTGACGGAAATGACGGTTCCTATGGAATTTGGATTGAAAGCACCACTTGCTACTTTTCTATTAGAAATTGTAGTATTTCCAATGCCACAGACAGTGCAAATGCGCCCTATGGTGCTGGATTAGCACTGAGAAATGTGAATAATGGTACAGTAGAAAATAATACATACTGTACATCAAGAATGGGCATATTCATATACAGTAATTCAAAATATAATCAAATCATCAACAATAATTTATCTTCTAATACATACTATGGTCTTCTTTTGCAGGACTCAACTTACAACAATGTCACTGGCTGCACTGCAACCAACAACGATTTGTACGGTATTTATCTCGCCAGCTCGGCCAGATACAATAACATTACAAACAACAATGCTTCGAACAATTATGGAACAGGAATTTACCTAGAATCTGCCAATTACAATACACTATCCGGGAACAAAGCTTATGAAAACATGGACTATGGTTTCGGCTTAAATGGAGCTACAAACAACTTGATTATCGGCAACGATGCTTCTAGAAACGACCACTATGGTCTCTATTTAGATGCTTCAAGCAATAGAAATAATATTACAAACAACAAAATCTCTGATAACTGGTATGGAGTGTATATTTACTCTTCGGACCAAAACACAATCACTAGGAACGATGTTATCAACAACACCAATGGCGTTTACTTTTCGTTCTGTAACAACACCAACATAACAAACAACAATATAACAAACAACGCTGACAAAGGTATCCATATGTACTACTCAACCAACAATAGTGTGACAAACAACAATATCTCAGCCAACACGCATGGAGTTTACCTGCACAACTCAAACTACAACATAATTGCGAACAACAATGCTACAGGAAATACCTACGGGATTTACTTTGCCAGCTCAAGCAACAACACCATTGCAAATAACAATGCATCGGCTAACTCACAATATGGAGTCTATCTGTATTATTCAAGCAACAACAACTCTGCCTCAGGTAACAATGTTTCAAACTGTTATTCTGGAATATACCTATCCACATCATCGTATTATAACATGATTAAAAACAACACTGCCACCAACAACACATATTCGGGAATCTATCTGAGCTATTCCAACAACAATACGATGGAAGGCAACATAATTTCCTATAACTCCGTGGTAGGTATGATGCTGTATGCATCCAGCAATTCTACAATCAGAAATAACACAATCTCAAATAACAACAATTATGGCATCTACCTATCTCAAGCGAACAATAACATTATAACAGGAAATCAAATTACCAGCAACACCAATTATGGAATCTACATAACTTCCGTATCTACAGGCAACTACATCCACCATAACTACTTCATCCGGAACAATGGTGCTGTGAAGAATGTGAATGGAAATTGCCAAGCCTACGATGATGTTGGCGGAAATTACTGGTACGACACCACAGTTAATGAGGGAAACTATTGGAGCAATTGGGATGGACAGGACTACGGCACACCCAGTGCATATCCAATCAACGGCGGTGCTGGTGCAAGTGATTGGTATCCTCTACCAGTATCAAATGTCCATCTTCCAATTCATATAACTAGCAACGCTGAGTTCACACCTGCAAATGGAGTAATTGCAGGCTCTGGCACAGCAACAGACCCCTACATCATTGGGGGCTGGGAGATAGATGCCAATGGTGGAAGTTATTGCATCTGGATTGAGAATACTGATGCATATTTCGTGATTCAAGACTGTAAAGTCTACGGCGCGACAAATTCAGGCAGTGCACCTTATGGTTCCGGTATTGCGTTGTTAAATGTAATTAACGGAGTGCTGGACAATAACACATGCAACAACTCCTACTATGGGATTTATCTAGATGGATGCTCTCACACCCTACTTGTAAACAACAATGTGTCCAGTAACGCTGAAAATGGTATACAACTATACTCATCAAGTTACAACTATATTGAGAGCAACTATGTGTATGGAAACTTGTGGGGAATCTCCTTGAGTATCTCAGACAACAACTCGATTGCAAACAATACAATATCTGAACAGATTGGCAATGGAATATTTTTGGATTTCGCAAACTACAATAATATTAACCACAACAATGTATCCAACAACACATGGGCAGGCATCCGCACAGAAAACTCTGACAACAACACGCTAACAAATAATACATTATATGGCAATTTCAACGGTATAACCTTATCACATTCAAGCAACAACATCATCACGAACAACAATGCCTATGGAAACTCAAACGTCGGCATCTTCTTGGATTACTCAAACAACAACATCATCATAAACAACAATGCTTCTAGCAATTCCGAATGCGGCATTTACTTGAGCTACTCAAGCAACAACAACATCACAAACAACAATGCCTCGGGCAACAACTACGGCATCTACATGGAATACTCAAGCAACAACAACATCACAAACAACAATGCCTCGGGCAACAACTACGGCATCTACATGGAATACTCAAGCAACAACAACATCATCACCTATAACTGGATTTGCAACAACACAAATCATGGGATATACATTATAGAAGGTTCCACAGGCAACACAATTCACCACAACTACTTCATAGGTAACAACGGTGCAGGTAAGGGTGTTTCCGGCAGTTGCCAGGCATATGATAGCGTTGGTGGCAATTACTGGTATGATAACACAGCCCAGGAAGGCAACTACTGGAGCAATTGGGATGGACAAGGGTGGGGCTCTCCGAATGCCTATCCCATTGACGGCAGTGCTGGGGCAAGCGACTGGTATCCCGTGGTAGAATTCTCTCAACTGACTGTGTTTACACTGGCTCCGCTGTGTATCTTATTGTTTAGGACGTTGCACAGAAGAAAACATAAATGA
- a CDS encoding zinc-ribbon domain-containing protein, with protein sequence MLEKREQRIFSNADISMLYSKCLEFWRVQGFHLVEMGNYTFSGEHFTSKLGLKRKIQVQLIKNSENVLVDATFCAEITETGAVAGAIGAVLLFPVAVAVGAVSYFEYENDADNLMRAFWHYLYLVTSSPGKNILPPVLPTPEQQMASTVSTPPSATQQIFCKHCGAKIEADSKFCRYCGGKQ encoded by the coding sequence ATGCTTGAAAAGAGAGAGCAAAGAATTTTTTCCAATGCAGACATCTCTATGCTGTACTCTAAGTGTCTGGAATTCTGGCGTGTTCAGGGCTTTCATCTTGTTGAGATGGGAAACTATACATTTTCAGGTGAGCATTTTACATCCAAGTTAGGATTGAAAAGGAAGATTCAGGTGCAACTCATTAAAAATAGTGAAAATGTCCTAGTAGATGCCACATTTTGTGCAGAAATTACAGAGACGGGTGCAGTTGCAGGTGCAATAGGTGCAGTTCTACTTTTCCCAGTTGCTGTGGCCGTGGGGGCTGTGAGTTATTTTGAATACGAAAACGACGCAGATAATTTGATGCGCGCCTTCTGGCATTATTTATACCTTGTCACATCATCTCCAGGCAAGAACATCTTGCCCCCTGTGCTTCCTACACCTGAGCAGCAAATGGCATCTACAGTTTCAACCCCTCCATCCGCAACTCAGCAGATTTTCTGCAAACACTGCGGTGCAAAAATAGAGGCAGACAGCAAATTCTGCAGATATTGTGGCGGCAAGCAATAA
- the proS gene encoding proline--tRNA ligase, protein MEHKKEVDVSEWYNEVVEAAGLCDKRYPVKGMNIWLPYGWKIMQLIDRKIREEFDATGHAEVCFPLLIPESEFQKEAEHIKGFSSQVFWVTHAGENPLDIKLVLRPTSETAMYSMFSIWVRSHADLPLKIYQIVNVFRYETKQTRAFIRVREIHFFEAHTCHTDANDSERQIKEDIQIMEKLGKALALPYILHKRPDWDKFAGSVYSLGADLLVGEKALQIGTIHQYHENFAKAYNILYEDKDGNHKHAHQTTFGLSERLVGAVVGVHGDNAGLILPPQIAPYQVVIVPVPKKEKRELVESYAMEIQKLLADAGVRVHLDLRDLRPGNKYYDWELKGVPLRIEVGEKEKVEGCVTVVRRDTREKKTIPKDNFVEEIKGLLERVQEDLYAKAEKTLQENIYWIDNIEEGRNKKGLLRFNWCGDESCGMEIEKALDVSILGVPLNVPTKLGKCIVCKKDTEMIADAGRSI, encoded by the coding sequence ATGGAGCACAAAAAGGAAGTAGATGTATCCGAATGGTATAACGAGGTAGTAGAGGCGGCAGGTCTCTGCGACAAGAGATACCCTGTCAAAGGTATGAATATCTGGCTACCCTACGGATGGAAAATTATGCAATTAATTGACAGAAAAATCAGAGAAGAGTTCGATGCAACTGGCCACGCCGAAGTATGCTTTCCTCTTCTTATCCCTGAGAGCGAATTCCAGAAGGAGGCAGAGCACATCAAGGGTTTTTCATCTCAGGTTTTCTGGGTCACACATGCTGGAGAAAATCCTCTAGACATAAAACTCGTGCTAAGACCAACAAGTGAAACCGCAATGTATAGCATGTTCTCAATTTGGGTAAGGAGTCACGCAGATTTGCCTCTCAAAATTTATCAAATTGTGAATGTATTTAGATACGAGACCAAACAGACAAGAGCATTCATTCGCGTCCGAGAAATCCATTTCTTTGAAGCCCACACATGCCATACAGACGCTAATGACTCTGAGAGACAAATAAAGGAAGATATCCAGATAATGGAGAAGCTTGGAAAAGCGCTTGCACTTCCCTACATCCTCCATAAACGTCCTGACTGGGATAAATTTGCGGGCTCAGTTTACAGCTTAGGTGCAGACCTTTTAGTTGGAGAAAAGGCACTCCAGATCGGAACAATCCACCAATATCATGAAAATTTCGCTAAGGCATATAATATACTTTATGAAGATAAGGATGGAAACCATAAACATGCTCATCAAACCACATTTGGCTTGTCTGAACGATTAGTTGGTGCAGTGGTGGGGGTCCATGGAGATAATGCTGGGCTTATCCTACCCCCACAAATTGCGCCTTATCAAGTGGTAATTGTACCTGTGCCAAAAAAAGAAAAAAGAGAACTCGTGGAAAGTTATGCAATGGAAATTCAGAAACTCCTAGCAGATGCAGGAGTCAGAGTCCATCTAGATCTCAGAGACCTACGCCCCGGAAATAAATACTATGACTGGGAGCTGAAAGGGGTCCCACTTAGGATAGAAGTTGGTGAGAAAGAGAAGGTAGAGGGCTGCGTTACGGTGGTGAGGAGAGATACACGAGAAAAGAAAACAATTCCTAAGGATAATTTTGTAGAAGAAATAAAAGGATTACTTGAGAGAGTACAAGAAGACCTTTATGCTAAGGCGGAGAAAACCCTACAAGAAAATATCTACTGGATCGACAACATAGAAGAGGGAAGAAACAAGAAAGGTCTCCTGCGATTTAACTGGTGTGGCGATGAAAGTTGTGGAATGGAAATCGAAAAGGCACTAGATGTATCCATATTAGGTGTACCGCTAAATGTTCCTACAAAACTTGGGAAATGCATCGTTTGCAAGAAGGACACAGAAATGATTGCAGATGCTGGCAGAAGTATATAA
- a CDS encoding tryptophan--tRNA ligase encodes MEEDFRVTPWEVSGRVDYDRIIQEFGTTKIDESLKERIKKNFGELHQYIRRDIFFSHRDLDIILSDFENGKNFYLYTGRGPSGHTHLGHILPWIFTKYLQEKTGSTLLFQLTDDEKFYFKEELSLEDTKKMAYENILDIIALGFSPEKTKIFLDTEYIKTLYPVAAKVAKKITFSTARAVFGLENSNNLGEIFYTSLQSAPAFLPTEFEGKITHVLIPCGIDQDPHFRVCRDVAPKLGYPKPALLHCKLFPSLMGAETKMSASVPETSIFTTDAPKVAKKKIMSAFTGGAVSVEEQRKHGGNPEVCSVFAYYQFMFEPYDEKLTERYTACRNGNVLCGECKQVLAERVVEFLKAHQERRERAREFVEKFIVRD; translated from the coding sequence ATGGAAGAAGATTTCAGAGTAACTCCCTGGGAAGTATCAGGCAGAGTCGATTACGATAGAATAATCCAGGAATTTGGCACTACTAAGATAGATGAAAGCCTTAAGGAAAGAATCAAGAAGAATTTCGGAGAACTTCACCAATATATACGAAGGGACATTTTTTTCTCCCATCGCGACCTTGACATTATTCTCTCAGATTTTGAAAATGGGAAAAATTTTTATCTCTACACTGGTAGAGGACCGTCTGGACATACACACCTTGGCCACATTCTTCCATGGATTTTTACAAAATATCTTCAAGAAAAGACGGGTAGCACTCTTCTTTTCCAACTGACTGACGATGAGAAATTCTATTTTAAGGAAGAACTTTCTCTTGAAGATACGAAGAAGATGGCCTACGAAAACATTCTTGACATCATAGCCCTGGGGTTTTCCCCAGAGAAGACAAAAATATTCCTTGATACAGAATACATCAAAACTCTCTATCCTGTGGCTGCGAAAGTCGCAAAGAAAATTACATTTTCTACAGCAAGAGCGGTCTTTGGGCTAGAAAATAGCAACAATTTGGGTGAGATTTTTTATACCTCCCTACAATCAGCTCCAGCATTCTTGCCAACTGAATTTGAAGGTAAGATTACCCATGTACTTATCCCTTGCGGAATAGACCAGGACCCTCACTTCCGTGTTTGTAGGGATGTAGCTCCTAAACTGGGTTATCCGAAACCTGCATTACTACACTGTAAGCTATTCCCTTCATTAATGGGTGCAGAAACCAAAATGTCTGCCTCTGTCCCAGAAACCTCAATTTTTACAACAGATGCCCCAAAGGTCGCTAAAAAGAAAATAATGAGTGCATTCACGGGTGGTGCTGTGTCAGTTGAAGAACAGCGGAAGCATGGAGGTAACCCAGAAGTTTGTTCCGTTTTTGCTTACTACCAATTCATGTTTGAGCCGTATGATGAAAAACTCACTGAGAGATACACCGCATGTCGAAATGGAAATGTGCTTTGTGGAGAGTGCAAACAGGTGCTTGCAGAGCGAGTGGTCGAATTTCTTAAGGCACATCAGGAAAGGAGAGAGCGGGCAAGAGAATTTGTGGAAAAGTTTATCGTGAGAGATTGA
- a CDS encoding FlaD/FlaE family flagellar protein, whose translation MSPLFKKKQKEEGSAQQKQGIEQSLEKPTEGICAKCGSTKLSFFDDGTGKCNNCGRTFNWKAALASPPAPQQLEPVQHPQSASQQPSAQFIESPQNVSQPLSQPTPVENPQLNAQTVVEPLPPSPPPAETQKDNDGGSVSTFPNPALPLPPSPEIPQQPVQPIVTPSIQTEGGFRRSERIEEALVDLKNRVERINDANERYRLEINEIKESIARIESRLHELTALYDAISAQFNPFIDVQIKRETVQSTETTPEKIGEELSDAVILDKVACPKCGELIPEDAKICPKCGTILEVSSTQSMPSNEAPLQALPQVPMFPQQPMFVQQLQSSPQRFTPLLQSIGTDYRSSLLAMRWIEYLLDRVDLNELPQVLDYYRKINWISNEVKADILWKIKGIKIEKKPSKPETKDGWRLSINDHLKTLMFIEMLRGTQLDKQNLEELEKEMEKLKKSNLEDFYGL comes from the coding sequence ATGTCTCCGCTCTTCAAGAAGAAGCAGAAGGAGGAAGGTTCCGCCCAACAAAAACAGGGTATAGAGCAAAGTCTCGAGAAGCCGACTGAGGGAATCTGTGCAAAGTGTGGCAGCACAAAGCTAAGCTTCTTTGATGATGGCACTGGTAAATGCAACAACTGCGGCAGGACTTTTAACTGGAAGGCTGCACTTGCCTCGCCTCCAGCACCACAGCAGTTAGAGCCTGTTCAACATCCACAATCAGCTTCGCAACAGCCATCTGCCCAGTTCATAGAATCACCCCAGAATGTTTCGCAACCACTATCACAGCCCACCCCTGTTGAAAACCCCCAGTTGAATGCACAGACAGTCGTAGAACCCCTACCTCCATCCCCACCGCCTGCAGAGACACAAAAGGACAACGACGGAGGTTCTGTGTCCACATTTCCCAACCCAGCACTTCCATTGCCTCCTTCACCTGAGATACCTCAGCAACCAGTTCAGCCAATAGTCACGCCATCAATCCAGACAGAAGGGGGATTCAGAAGAAGTGAGAGAATTGAGGAGGCACTGGTGGATTTGAAAAATCGTGTGGAAAGGATAAACGATGCCAATGAACGCTACAGACTTGAGATAAACGAGATAAAAGAAAGCATTGCTAGAATAGAGAGCAGGTTACACGAACTTACCGCACTTTATGATGCAATCTCAGCGCAGTTCAACCCGTTCATTGATGTTCAGATAAAACGGGAGACGGTCCAGAGTACAGAGACTACGCCAGAAAAGATTGGTGAGGAACTGAGTGATGCTGTGATTCTAGACAAGGTTGCCTGCCCAAAGTGTGGAGAACTTATTCCAGAGGATGCGAAGATCTGCCCCAAATGTGGGACAATTCTGGAGGTTTCTTCAACACAATCAATGCCCTCTAATGAGGCACCTCTGCAGGCACTTCCGCAAGTTCCAATGTTTCCACAACAGCCAATGTTTGTCCAGCAACTGCAAAGTTCTCCTCAAAGGTTCACCCCACTTCTTCAGAGTATTGGGACAGATTACAGGAGTTCTTTGCTTGCAATGAGATGGATTGAGTATCTGCTTGACAGAGTTGATTTGAACGAACTCCCACAGGTGCTTGATTATTATAGGAAAATTAACTGGATAAGTAACGAAGTTAAGGCCGACATTCTCTGGAAAATAAAGGGAATAAAAATTGAGAAAAAACCCTCAAAACCGGAAACAAAAGATGGCTGGCGGCTTTCAATAAATGACCACCTGAAAACCCTGATGTTCATTGAAATGCTCAGAGGCACCCAGCTGGATAAACAGAATCTGGAGGAATTGGAAAAGGAAATGGAGAAGTTGAAAAAAAGCAATTTGGAGGATTTTTATGGGTTATAG
- a CDS encoding ATPase domain-containing protein: MNGKVFSIEIPRDGLHRRLGGGLPVGTITAITGKHGSGKSAIVQRILYGLLKNNYNVTYISTELTTKGLIDQMESLDYQILEYLTSKHLLFIPVFPLIGKSIPRKDFLTRLMAAKKLFESNICIIDTFSALVKDQLTPESAIDVMAFFKKIVAGSKAVILTIEDGELTKEVENAIFSAVDILIEIERSFGEGEIQRVMTITRYTNAQDYVGSVIGFRVEAKRGIIVDITTVA; the protein is encoded by the coding sequence ATGAATGGAAAGGTATTCTCAATTGAAATTCCAAGAGATGGACTTCACAGAAGGCTAGGAGGAGGTTTACCTGTGGGCACAATAACAGCGATAACTGGTAAACATGGGAGTGGAAAAAGTGCAATTGTTCAGCGGATCCTGTATGGACTACTTAAAAACAACTACAATGTCACATACATTTCCACAGAACTCACCACAAAGGGTTTGATAGACCAAATGGAATCACTTGACTATCAGATCCTTGAGTATCTCACATCTAAACATTTGCTTTTTATCCCTGTTTTTCCTTTGATTGGCAAGAGCATTCCAAGGAAGGATTTCTTAACAAGGTTGATGGCTGCAAAGAAATTATTTGAAAGTAATATTTGCATAATTGACACATTTTCTGCACTTGTAAAAGACCAGCTCACCCCAGAATCTGCCATTGATGTGATGGCATTTTTCAAGAAAATTGTGGCGGGAAGTAAGGCAGTAATCCTTACGATTGAGGATGGAGAGCTAACGAAGGAGGTTGAAAATGCAATTTTTTCCGCGGTGGACATTCTCATTGAAATTGAAAGGAGCTTTGGCGAGGGCGAAATCCAGAGGGTGATGACAATAACTAGATACACAAACGCTCAGGACTATGTTGGTAGTGTGATAGGTTTCAGGGTCGAGGCAAAACGAGGCATAATTGTTGATATAACTACGGTGGCTTAG